A window from Acinonyx jubatus isolate Ajub_Pintada_27869175 chromosome E1, VMU_Ajub_asm_v1.0, whole genome shotgun sequence encodes these proteins:
- the CD300LG gene encoding CMRF35-like molecule 9 isoform X2 produces MWPLVLVLLWGCLLFPGCGALVGPKEISGFEGDTVSLQCTYREELRKHKKYWCKESGFFISRCSSTVYVGDDGQERTEGRVSLQDNPQELTLKVTLRKLTLHDAGKYFCGVSKLGRDESFRVSLLVFPGPCCPPSPTPSFQPLATRSLLPQAKAWQTPLPELTSPGLHQTVTTATRGKTGAEASPFPGTTPSGPTGTTPYAGTSPYAGTSPHEATSPHAGTLRPSTQPEPASTEDTRLAPSRTSLSSSTGHRDTEEREGPPLTLGKEGSWPKLGSLCVAGLRRDQPCRAPWASSQPRALRQPLHRNPGPQPDFRGRRSLFPGPGGGHDPRASPPHVWGGARLLEVHLSVAVKMLTGDLNGWLCANPAKFPATAFRVHLPGSGAVP; encoded by the exons ATGTGGCCCCTCGTCCTGGTCCTGCTGTGGGGCTGCCTCTTGTTCccag GTTGTGGAGCCCTGGTGGGCCCCAAGGAGATCAGCGGATTTGAAGGTGACACCGTGTCCCTGCAGTGCACCTACAGGGAGGAGCTAAGGAAGCACAAGAAATACTGGTGCAAGGAGAGTGGGTTCTTTATCTCCCGCTGCTCCAGCACCGTCTACGTGGGGGACGACGGCCAGGAGAGGACGGAGGGCAGGGTGTCCCTCCAAGACAACCCCCAGGAGCTCACACTCAAAGTGACCCTGAGGAAACTCACCCTGCATGATGCCGGGAAGTACTTCTGTGGGGTCTCAAAACTGGGCCGAGATGAATCTTTCCGGGTCTCTCTGCTTGTCTTTCCAG GTccctgctgccctccctcccccactccctccttccaGCCTCTTGCTACAAGGAGCCTCCTGCCCCAGGCAAAAGCTTGGCAAACTCCGCTCCCAGAATTGA CTTCTCCTGGTCTCCACCAAACAGTCACCACAGCCACGCGGGGGAAGACAGGGGCCGAGGCCTCTCCGTTCCCAGGGACCACTCCGTCCGGGCCCACAGGAACCACCCCGTATGCAGGAACCTCTCCATATGCAGGCACCTCTCCTCACGAAGCAACCTCTCCTCATGCAGGGACCCTCCGCCCATCCACACAGCCGGAGCCCGCCTCGACGGAGGACACTCGTCTGGCCCCCAGTAGGACCTCCCTGTCCAG CTCAACTggccacagagacacagaggaacGAGAAGGTCCACCTCTCACACTTGGTAAGGAAGGCAGCTGGCCCAAACTCGGATCCCTGTGCG TCGCTGGACTACGCCGTGATCAACCTTGCAGGGCCCCCTGGGCCTCGagccagcccagagccctccGTCAACCCCTGCACAGAAATCCAGGGCCCCAGCCAG ACTTCAGAGGAAGAAGAAGTCTATTTCCAGGACCAGGAGGGGGACATGATCCCAGGGCCTCCCCTCCACATGTCTGGGGAGGAGCTCGGCTTCTCGAAGTTCATCTCAGTGTAGCGGTGAAAATGCTTACGGGGGATCTGAATGGCTGGCTATGCGCTAACCCGGCTAAGTTTCCTGCTACAGCTTTCAGAGTTCACctgccaggctctggggctgTCCCCTGA
- the CD300LG gene encoding CMRF35-like molecule 9 isoform X10: protein MWPLVLVLLWGCLLFPGCGALVGPKEISGFEGDTVSLQCTYREELRKHKKYWCKESGFFISRCSSTVYVGDDGQERTEGRVSLQDNPQELTLKVTLRKLTLHDAGKYFCGVSKLGRDESFRVSLLVFPGTLRPSTQPEPASTEDTRLAPSRTSLSRVSIPMVRILAPVLVVLSLLLAAGLAALGSYLLRWRKEAQLATETQRNEKVHLSHLVRKAAGPNSDPCASLDYAVINLAGPPGPRASPEPSVNPCTEIQGPSQTSEEEEVYFQDQEGDMIPGPPLHMSGEELGFSKFISV, encoded by the exons ATGTGGCCCCTCGTCCTGGTCCTGCTGTGGGGCTGCCTCTTGTTCccag GTTGTGGAGCCCTGGTGGGCCCCAAGGAGATCAGCGGATTTGAAGGTGACACCGTGTCCCTGCAGTGCACCTACAGGGAGGAGCTAAGGAAGCACAAGAAATACTGGTGCAAGGAGAGTGGGTTCTTTATCTCCCGCTGCTCCAGCACCGTCTACGTGGGGGACGACGGCCAGGAGAGGACGGAGGGCAGGGTGTCCCTCCAAGACAACCCCCAGGAGCTCACACTCAAAGTGACCCTGAGGAAACTCACCCTGCATGATGCCGGGAAGTACTTCTGTGGGGTCTCAAAACTGGGCCGAGATGAATCTTTCCGGGTCTCTCTGCTTGTCTTTCCAG GGACCCTCCGCCCATCCACACAGCCGGAGCCCGCCTCGACGGAGGACACTCGTCTGGCCCCCAGTAGGACCTCCCTGTCCAG GGTCTCCATCCCAATGGTCCGCATCTTGGCCCCGGTCCTGGTGGTGCTGTCCCTTCTTCTGGCTGCGGGCCTGGCTGCCCTCGGCAGCTATCTTCTCCGCTGGAGGAAGGAAG CTCAACTggccacagagacacagaggaacGAGAAGGTCCACCTCTCACACTTGGTAAGGAAGGCAGCTGGCCCAAACTCGGATCCCTGTGCG TCGCTGGACTACGCCGTGATCAACCTTGCAGGGCCCCCTGGGCCTCGagccagcccagagccctccGTCAACCCCTGCACAGAAATCCAGGGCCCCAGCCAG ACTTCAGAGGAAGAAGAAGTCTATTTCCAGGACCAGGAGGGGGACATGATCCCAGGGCCTCCCCTCCACATGTCTGGGGAGGAGCTCGGCTTCTCGAAGTTCATCTCAGTGTAG
- the CD300LG gene encoding CMRF35-like molecule 9 isoform X6: MWPLVLVLLWGCLLFPGCGALVGPKEISGFEGDTVSLQCTYREELRKHKKYWCKESGFFISRCSSTVYVGDDGQERTEGRVSLQDNPQELTLKVTLRKLTLHDAGKYFCGVSKLGRDESFRVSLLVFPASPGLHQTVTTATRGKTGAEASPFPGTTPSGPTGTTPYAGTSPYAGTSPHEATSPHAGTLRPSTQPEPASTEDTRLAPSRTSLSRVSIPMVRILAPVLVVLSLLLAAGLAALGSYLLRWRKEAQLATETQRNEKVHLSHLVRKAAGPNSDPCASLDYAVINLAGPPGPRASPEPSVNPCTEIQGPSQTSEEEEVYFQDQEGDMIPGPPLHMSGEELGFSKFISV, from the exons ATGTGGCCCCTCGTCCTGGTCCTGCTGTGGGGCTGCCTCTTGTTCccag GTTGTGGAGCCCTGGTGGGCCCCAAGGAGATCAGCGGATTTGAAGGTGACACCGTGTCCCTGCAGTGCACCTACAGGGAGGAGCTAAGGAAGCACAAGAAATACTGGTGCAAGGAGAGTGGGTTCTTTATCTCCCGCTGCTCCAGCACCGTCTACGTGGGGGACGACGGCCAGGAGAGGACGGAGGGCAGGGTGTCCCTCCAAGACAACCCCCAGGAGCTCACACTCAAAGTGACCCTGAGGAAACTCACCCTGCATGATGCCGGGAAGTACTTCTGTGGGGTCTCAAAACTGGGCCGAGATGAATCTTTCCGGGTCTCTCTGCTTGTCTTTCCAG CTTCTCCTGGTCTCCACCAAACAGTCACCACAGCCACGCGGGGGAAGACAGGGGCCGAGGCCTCTCCGTTCCCAGGGACCACTCCGTCCGGGCCCACAGGAACCACCCCGTATGCAGGAACCTCTCCATATGCAGGCACCTCTCCTCACGAAGCAACCTCTCCTCATGCAGGGACCCTCCGCCCATCCACACAGCCGGAGCCCGCCTCGACGGAGGACACTCGTCTGGCCCCCAGTAGGACCTCCCTGTCCAG GGTCTCCATCCCAATGGTCCGCATCTTGGCCCCGGTCCTGGTGGTGCTGTCCCTTCTTCTGGCTGCGGGCCTGGCTGCCCTCGGCAGCTATCTTCTCCGCTGGAGGAAGGAAG CTCAACTggccacagagacacagaggaacGAGAAGGTCCACCTCTCACACTTGGTAAGGAAGGCAGCTGGCCCAAACTCGGATCCCTGTGCG TCGCTGGACTACGCCGTGATCAACCTTGCAGGGCCCCCTGGGCCTCGagccagcccagagccctccGTCAACCCCTGCACAGAAATCCAGGGCCCCAGCCAG ACTTCAGAGGAAGAAGAAGTCTATTTCCAGGACCAGGAGGGGGACATGATCCCAGGGCCTCCCCTCCACATGTCTGGGGAGGAGCTCGGCTTCTCGAAGTTCATCTCAGTGTAG
- the CD300LG gene encoding CMRF35-like molecule 9 isoform X8: MWPLVLVLLWGCLLFPGCGALVGPKEISGFEGDTVSLQCTYREELRKHKKYWCKESGFFISRCSSTVYVGDDGQERTEGRVSLQDNPQELTLKVTLRKLTLHDAGKYFCGVSKLGRDESFRVSLLVFPGPCCPPSPTPSFQPLATRSLLPQAKAWQTPLPELRTLRPSTQPEPASTEDTRLAPSRTSLSRVSIPMVRILAPVLVVLSLLLAAGLAALGSYLLRWRKEAQLATETQRNEKVHLSHLVRKAAGPNSDPCASLDYAVINLAGPPGPRASPEPSVNPCTEIQGPSQTSEEEEVYFQDQEGDMIPGPPLHMSGEELGFSKFISV, from the exons ATGTGGCCCCTCGTCCTGGTCCTGCTGTGGGGCTGCCTCTTGTTCccag GTTGTGGAGCCCTGGTGGGCCCCAAGGAGATCAGCGGATTTGAAGGTGACACCGTGTCCCTGCAGTGCACCTACAGGGAGGAGCTAAGGAAGCACAAGAAATACTGGTGCAAGGAGAGTGGGTTCTTTATCTCCCGCTGCTCCAGCACCGTCTACGTGGGGGACGACGGCCAGGAGAGGACGGAGGGCAGGGTGTCCCTCCAAGACAACCCCCAGGAGCTCACACTCAAAGTGACCCTGAGGAAACTCACCCTGCATGATGCCGGGAAGTACTTCTGTGGGGTCTCAAAACTGGGCCGAGATGAATCTTTCCGGGTCTCTCTGCTTGTCTTTCCAG GTccctgctgccctccctcccccactccctccttccaGCCTCTTGCTACAAGGAGCCTCCTGCCCCAGGCAAAAGCTTGGCAAACTCCGCTCCCAGAATTGA GGACCCTCCGCCCATCCACACAGCCGGAGCCCGCCTCGACGGAGGACACTCGTCTGGCCCCCAGTAGGACCTCCCTGTCCAG GGTCTCCATCCCAATGGTCCGCATCTTGGCCCCGGTCCTGGTGGTGCTGTCCCTTCTTCTGGCTGCGGGCCTGGCTGCCCTCGGCAGCTATCTTCTCCGCTGGAGGAAGGAAG CTCAACTggccacagagacacagaggaacGAGAAGGTCCACCTCTCACACTTGGTAAGGAAGGCAGCTGGCCCAAACTCGGATCCCTGTGCG TCGCTGGACTACGCCGTGATCAACCTTGCAGGGCCCCCTGGGCCTCGagccagcccagagccctccGTCAACCCCTGCACAGAAATCCAGGGCCCCAGCCAG ACTTCAGAGGAAGAAGAAGTCTATTTCCAGGACCAGGAGGGGGACATGATCCCAGGGCCTCCCCTCCACATGTCTGGGGAGGAGCTCGGCTTCTCGAAGTTCATCTCAGTGTAG
- the CD300LG gene encoding CMRF35-like molecule 9 isoform X3, whose translation MWPLVLVLLWGCLLFPGCGALVGPKEISGFEGDTVSLQCTYREELRKHKKYWCKESGFFISRCSSTVYVGDDGQERTEGRVSLQDNPQELTLKVTLRKLTLHDAGKYFCGVSKLGRDESFRVSLLVFPGPCCPPSPTPSFQPLATRSLLPQAKAWQTPLPELTSPGLHQTVTTATRGKTGAEASPFPGTTPSGPTGTTPYAGTSPYAGTSPHEATSPHAGTLRPSTQPEPASTEDTRLAPSRTSLSRVSIPMVRILAPVLVVLSLLLAAGLAALGSYLLRWRKEAQLATETQRNEKVHLSHLSLDYAVINLAGPPGPRASPEPSVNPCTEIQGPSQTSEEEEVYFQDQEGDMIPGPPLHMSGEELGFSKFISV comes from the exons ATGTGGCCCCTCGTCCTGGTCCTGCTGTGGGGCTGCCTCTTGTTCccag GTTGTGGAGCCCTGGTGGGCCCCAAGGAGATCAGCGGATTTGAAGGTGACACCGTGTCCCTGCAGTGCACCTACAGGGAGGAGCTAAGGAAGCACAAGAAATACTGGTGCAAGGAGAGTGGGTTCTTTATCTCCCGCTGCTCCAGCACCGTCTACGTGGGGGACGACGGCCAGGAGAGGACGGAGGGCAGGGTGTCCCTCCAAGACAACCCCCAGGAGCTCACACTCAAAGTGACCCTGAGGAAACTCACCCTGCATGATGCCGGGAAGTACTTCTGTGGGGTCTCAAAACTGGGCCGAGATGAATCTTTCCGGGTCTCTCTGCTTGTCTTTCCAG GTccctgctgccctccctcccccactccctccttccaGCCTCTTGCTACAAGGAGCCTCCTGCCCCAGGCAAAAGCTTGGCAAACTCCGCTCCCAGAATTGA CTTCTCCTGGTCTCCACCAAACAGTCACCACAGCCACGCGGGGGAAGACAGGGGCCGAGGCCTCTCCGTTCCCAGGGACCACTCCGTCCGGGCCCACAGGAACCACCCCGTATGCAGGAACCTCTCCATATGCAGGCACCTCTCCTCACGAAGCAACCTCTCCTCATGCAGGGACCCTCCGCCCATCCACACAGCCGGAGCCCGCCTCGACGGAGGACACTCGTCTGGCCCCCAGTAGGACCTCCCTGTCCAG GGTCTCCATCCCAATGGTCCGCATCTTGGCCCCGGTCCTGGTGGTGCTGTCCCTTCTTCTGGCTGCGGGCCTGGCTGCCCTCGGCAGCTATCTTCTCCGCTGGAGGAAGGAAG CTCAACTggccacagagacacagaggaacGAGAAGGTCCACCTCTCACACTTG TCGCTGGACTACGCCGTGATCAACCTTGCAGGGCCCCCTGGGCCTCGagccagcccagagccctccGTCAACCCCTGCACAGAAATCCAGGGCCCCAGCCAG ACTTCAGAGGAAGAAGAAGTCTATTTCCAGGACCAGGAGGGGGACATGATCCCAGGGCCTCCCCTCCACATGTCTGGGGAGGAGCTCGGCTTCTCGAAGTTCATCTCAGTGTAG
- the CD300LG gene encoding CMRF35-like molecule 9 isoform X4, whose protein sequence is MWPLVLVLLWGCLLFPGCGALVGPKEISGFEGDTVSLQCTYREELRKHKKYWCKESGFFISRCSSTVYVGDDGQERTEGRVSLQDNPQELTLKVTLRKLTLHDAGKYFCGVSKLGRDESFRVSLLVFPGPCCPPSPTPSFQPLATRSLLPQAKAWQTPLPELTSPGLHQTVTTATRGKTGAEASPFPGTTPSGPTGTTPYAGTSPYAGTSPHEATSPHAGTLRPSTQPEPASTEDTRLAPSRTSLSSSTGHRDTEEREGPPLTLVAGLRRDQPCRAPWASSQPRALRQPLHRNPGPQPDFRGRRSLFPGPGGGHDPRASPPHVWGGARLLEVHLSVAVKMLTGDLNGWLCANPAKFPATAFRVHLPGSGAVP, encoded by the exons ATGTGGCCCCTCGTCCTGGTCCTGCTGTGGGGCTGCCTCTTGTTCccag GTTGTGGAGCCCTGGTGGGCCCCAAGGAGATCAGCGGATTTGAAGGTGACACCGTGTCCCTGCAGTGCACCTACAGGGAGGAGCTAAGGAAGCACAAGAAATACTGGTGCAAGGAGAGTGGGTTCTTTATCTCCCGCTGCTCCAGCACCGTCTACGTGGGGGACGACGGCCAGGAGAGGACGGAGGGCAGGGTGTCCCTCCAAGACAACCCCCAGGAGCTCACACTCAAAGTGACCCTGAGGAAACTCACCCTGCATGATGCCGGGAAGTACTTCTGTGGGGTCTCAAAACTGGGCCGAGATGAATCTTTCCGGGTCTCTCTGCTTGTCTTTCCAG GTccctgctgccctccctcccccactccctccttccaGCCTCTTGCTACAAGGAGCCTCCTGCCCCAGGCAAAAGCTTGGCAAACTCCGCTCCCAGAATTGA CTTCTCCTGGTCTCCACCAAACAGTCACCACAGCCACGCGGGGGAAGACAGGGGCCGAGGCCTCTCCGTTCCCAGGGACCACTCCGTCCGGGCCCACAGGAACCACCCCGTATGCAGGAACCTCTCCATATGCAGGCACCTCTCCTCACGAAGCAACCTCTCCTCATGCAGGGACCCTCCGCCCATCCACACAGCCGGAGCCCGCCTCGACGGAGGACACTCGTCTGGCCCCCAGTAGGACCTCCCTGTCCAG CTCAACTggccacagagacacagaggaacGAGAAGGTCCACCTCTCACACTTG TCGCTGGACTACGCCGTGATCAACCTTGCAGGGCCCCCTGGGCCTCGagccagcccagagccctccGTCAACCCCTGCACAGAAATCCAGGGCCCCAGCCAG ACTTCAGAGGAAGAAGAAGTCTATTTCCAGGACCAGGAGGGGGACATGATCCCAGGGCCTCCCCTCCACATGTCTGGGGAGGAGCTCGGCTTCTCGAAGTTCATCTCAGTGTAGCGGTGAAAATGCTTACGGGGGATCTGAATGGCTGGCTATGCGCTAACCCGGCTAAGTTTCCTGCTACAGCTTTCAGAGTTCACctgccaggctctggggctgTCCCCTGA
- the CD300LG gene encoding CMRF35-like molecule 9 isoform X1 has translation MWPLVLVLLWGCLLFPGCGALVGPKEISGFEGDTVSLQCTYREELRKHKKYWCKESGFFISRCSSTVYVGDDGQERTEGRVSLQDNPQELTLKVTLRKLTLHDAGKYFCGVSKLGRDESFRVSLLVFPGPCCPPSPTPSFQPLATRSLLPQAKAWQTPLPELTSPGLHQTVTTATRGKTGAEASPFPGTTPSGPTGTTPYAGTSPYAGTSPHEATSPHAGTLRPSTQPEPASTEDTRLAPSRTSLSRVSIPMVRILAPVLVVLSLLLAAGLAALGSYLLRWRKEAQLATETQRNEKVHLSHLVRKAAGPNSDPCASLDYAVINLAGPPGPRASPEPSVNPCTEIQGPSQTSEEEEVYFQDQEGDMIPGPPLHMSGEELGFSKFISV, from the exons ATGTGGCCCCTCGTCCTGGTCCTGCTGTGGGGCTGCCTCTTGTTCccag GTTGTGGAGCCCTGGTGGGCCCCAAGGAGATCAGCGGATTTGAAGGTGACACCGTGTCCCTGCAGTGCACCTACAGGGAGGAGCTAAGGAAGCACAAGAAATACTGGTGCAAGGAGAGTGGGTTCTTTATCTCCCGCTGCTCCAGCACCGTCTACGTGGGGGACGACGGCCAGGAGAGGACGGAGGGCAGGGTGTCCCTCCAAGACAACCCCCAGGAGCTCACACTCAAAGTGACCCTGAGGAAACTCACCCTGCATGATGCCGGGAAGTACTTCTGTGGGGTCTCAAAACTGGGCCGAGATGAATCTTTCCGGGTCTCTCTGCTTGTCTTTCCAG GTccctgctgccctccctcccccactccctccttccaGCCTCTTGCTACAAGGAGCCTCCTGCCCCAGGCAAAAGCTTGGCAAACTCCGCTCCCAGAATTGA CTTCTCCTGGTCTCCACCAAACAGTCACCACAGCCACGCGGGGGAAGACAGGGGCCGAGGCCTCTCCGTTCCCAGGGACCACTCCGTCCGGGCCCACAGGAACCACCCCGTATGCAGGAACCTCTCCATATGCAGGCACCTCTCCTCACGAAGCAACCTCTCCTCATGCAGGGACCCTCCGCCCATCCACACAGCCGGAGCCCGCCTCGACGGAGGACACTCGTCTGGCCCCCAGTAGGACCTCCCTGTCCAG GGTCTCCATCCCAATGGTCCGCATCTTGGCCCCGGTCCTGGTGGTGCTGTCCCTTCTTCTGGCTGCGGGCCTGGCTGCCCTCGGCAGCTATCTTCTCCGCTGGAGGAAGGAAG CTCAACTggccacagagacacagaggaacGAGAAGGTCCACCTCTCACACTTGGTAAGGAAGGCAGCTGGCCCAAACTCGGATCCCTGTGCG TCGCTGGACTACGCCGTGATCAACCTTGCAGGGCCCCCTGGGCCTCGagccagcccagagccctccGTCAACCCCTGCACAGAAATCCAGGGCCCCAGCCAG ACTTCAGAGGAAGAAGAAGTCTATTTCCAGGACCAGGAGGGGGACATGATCCCAGGGCCTCCCCTCCACATGTCTGGGGAGGAGCTCGGCTTCTCGAAGTTCATCTCAGTGTAG
- the CD300LG gene encoding CMRF35-like molecule 9 isoform X9, with protein sequence MWPLVLVLLWGCLLFPGCGALVGPKEISGFEGDTVSLQCTYREELRKHKKYWCKESGFFISRCSSTVYVGDDGQERTEGRVSLQDNPQELTLKVTLRKLTLHDAGKYFCGVSKLGRDESFRVSLLVFPGPCCPPSPTPSFQPLATRSLLPQAKAWQTPLPELRTLRPSTQPEPASTEDTRLAPSRTSLSSSTGHRDTEEREGPPLTLGKEGSWPKLGSLCVAGLRRDQPCRAPWASSQPRALRQPLHRNPGPQPDFRGRRSLFPGPGGGHDPRASPPHVWGGARLLEVHLSVAVKMLTGDLNGWLCANPAKFPATAFRVHLPGSGAVP encoded by the exons ATGTGGCCCCTCGTCCTGGTCCTGCTGTGGGGCTGCCTCTTGTTCccag GTTGTGGAGCCCTGGTGGGCCCCAAGGAGATCAGCGGATTTGAAGGTGACACCGTGTCCCTGCAGTGCACCTACAGGGAGGAGCTAAGGAAGCACAAGAAATACTGGTGCAAGGAGAGTGGGTTCTTTATCTCCCGCTGCTCCAGCACCGTCTACGTGGGGGACGACGGCCAGGAGAGGACGGAGGGCAGGGTGTCCCTCCAAGACAACCCCCAGGAGCTCACACTCAAAGTGACCCTGAGGAAACTCACCCTGCATGATGCCGGGAAGTACTTCTGTGGGGTCTCAAAACTGGGCCGAGATGAATCTTTCCGGGTCTCTCTGCTTGTCTTTCCAG GTccctgctgccctccctcccccactccctccttccaGCCTCTTGCTACAAGGAGCCTCCTGCCCCAGGCAAAAGCTTGGCAAACTCCGCTCCCAGAATTGA GGACCCTCCGCCCATCCACACAGCCGGAGCCCGCCTCGACGGAGGACACTCGTCTGGCCCCCAGTAGGACCTCCCTGTCCAG CTCAACTggccacagagacacagaggaacGAGAAGGTCCACCTCTCACACTTGGTAAGGAAGGCAGCTGGCCCAAACTCGGATCCCTGTGCG TCGCTGGACTACGCCGTGATCAACCTTGCAGGGCCCCCTGGGCCTCGagccagcccagagccctccGTCAACCCCTGCACAGAAATCCAGGGCCCCAGCCAG ACTTCAGAGGAAGAAGAAGTCTATTTCCAGGACCAGGAGGGGGACATGATCCCAGGGCCTCCCCTCCACATGTCTGGGGAGGAGCTCGGCTTCTCGAAGTTCATCTCAGTGTAGCGGTGAAAATGCTTACGGGGGATCTGAATGGCTGGCTATGCGCTAACCCGGCTAAGTTTCCTGCTACAGCTTTCAGAGTTCACctgccaggctctggggctgTCCCCTGA
- the CD300LG gene encoding CMRF35-like molecule 9 isoform X5 encodes MWPLVLVLLWGCLLFPGCGALVGPKEISGFEGDTVSLQCTYREELRKHKKYWCKESGFFISRCSSTVYVGDDGQERTEGRVSLQDNPQELTLKVTLRKLTLHDAGKYFCGVSKLGRDESFRVSLLVFPGPCCPPSPTPSFQPLATRSLLPQAKAWQTPLPELTSPGLHQTVTTATRGKTGAEASPFPGTTPSGPTGTTPYAGTSPYAGTSPHEATSPHAGTLRPSTQPEPASTEDTRLAPSRTSLSSSTGHRDTEEREGPPLTLGKEGSWPKLGSLCGRTSGFPALPLRLPTRFPMTVLQSLDYAVINLAGPPGPRASPEPSVNPCTEIQGPSQTSEEEEVYFQDQEGDMIPGPPLHMSGEELGFSKFISV; translated from the exons ATGTGGCCCCTCGTCCTGGTCCTGCTGTGGGGCTGCCTCTTGTTCccag GTTGTGGAGCCCTGGTGGGCCCCAAGGAGATCAGCGGATTTGAAGGTGACACCGTGTCCCTGCAGTGCACCTACAGGGAGGAGCTAAGGAAGCACAAGAAATACTGGTGCAAGGAGAGTGGGTTCTTTATCTCCCGCTGCTCCAGCACCGTCTACGTGGGGGACGACGGCCAGGAGAGGACGGAGGGCAGGGTGTCCCTCCAAGACAACCCCCAGGAGCTCACACTCAAAGTGACCCTGAGGAAACTCACCCTGCATGATGCCGGGAAGTACTTCTGTGGGGTCTCAAAACTGGGCCGAGATGAATCTTTCCGGGTCTCTCTGCTTGTCTTTCCAG GTccctgctgccctccctcccccactccctccttccaGCCTCTTGCTACAAGGAGCCTCCTGCCCCAGGCAAAAGCTTGGCAAACTCCGCTCCCAGAATTGA CTTCTCCTGGTCTCCACCAAACAGTCACCACAGCCACGCGGGGGAAGACAGGGGCCGAGGCCTCTCCGTTCCCAGGGACCACTCCGTCCGGGCCCACAGGAACCACCCCGTATGCAGGAACCTCTCCATATGCAGGCACCTCTCCTCACGAAGCAACCTCTCCTCATGCAGGGACCCTCCGCCCATCCACACAGCCGGAGCCCGCCTCGACGGAGGACACTCGTCTGGCCCCCAGTAGGACCTCCCTGTCCAG CTCAACTggccacagagacacagaggaacGAGAAGGTCCACCTCTCACACTTGGTAAGGAAGGCAGCTGGCCCAAACTCGGATCCCTGTGCGGTAGGACATCAGGATTCCCGGCCCTGCCTCTGCGTCTCCCTACCCGGTTCCCCATGACCGTCCTCCAG TCGCTGGACTACGCCGTGATCAACCTTGCAGGGCCCCCTGGGCCTCGagccagcccagagccctccGTCAACCCCTGCACAGAAATCCAGGGCCCCAGCCAG ACTTCAGAGGAAGAAGAAGTCTATTTCCAGGACCAGGAGGGGGACATGATCCCAGGGCCTCCCCTCCACATGTCTGGGGAGGAGCTCGGCTTCTCGAAGTTCATCTCAGTGTAG
- the CD300LG gene encoding CMRF35-like molecule 9 isoform X7, with translation MWPLVLVLLWGCLLFPGCGALVGPKEISGFEGDTVSLQCTYREELRKHKKYWCKESGFFISRCSSTVYVGDDGQERTEGRVSLQDNPQELTLKVTLRKLTLHDAGKYFCGVSKLGRDESFRVSLLVFPGPCCPPSPTPSFQPLATRSLLPQAKAWQTPLPELTSPGLHQTVTTATRGKTGAEASPFPGTTPSGPTGTTPYAGTSPYAGTSPHEATSPHAGTLRPSTQPEPASTEDTRLAPSRTSLSRVSIPMVRILAPVLVVLSLLLAAGLAALGSYLLRWRKEAQLATETQRNEKVHLSHLVRKAAGPNSDPCAVGHQDSRPCLCVSLPGSP, from the exons ATGTGGCCCCTCGTCCTGGTCCTGCTGTGGGGCTGCCTCTTGTTCccag GTTGTGGAGCCCTGGTGGGCCCCAAGGAGATCAGCGGATTTGAAGGTGACACCGTGTCCCTGCAGTGCACCTACAGGGAGGAGCTAAGGAAGCACAAGAAATACTGGTGCAAGGAGAGTGGGTTCTTTATCTCCCGCTGCTCCAGCACCGTCTACGTGGGGGACGACGGCCAGGAGAGGACGGAGGGCAGGGTGTCCCTCCAAGACAACCCCCAGGAGCTCACACTCAAAGTGACCCTGAGGAAACTCACCCTGCATGATGCCGGGAAGTACTTCTGTGGGGTCTCAAAACTGGGCCGAGATGAATCTTTCCGGGTCTCTCTGCTTGTCTTTCCAG GTccctgctgccctccctcccccactccctccttccaGCCTCTTGCTACAAGGAGCCTCCTGCCCCAGGCAAAAGCTTGGCAAACTCCGCTCCCAGAATTGA CTTCTCCTGGTCTCCACCAAACAGTCACCACAGCCACGCGGGGGAAGACAGGGGCCGAGGCCTCTCCGTTCCCAGGGACCACTCCGTCCGGGCCCACAGGAACCACCCCGTATGCAGGAACCTCTCCATATGCAGGCACCTCTCCTCACGAAGCAACCTCTCCTCATGCAGGGACCCTCCGCCCATCCACACAGCCGGAGCCCGCCTCGACGGAGGACACTCGTCTGGCCCCCAGTAGGACCTCCCTGTCCAG GGTCTCCATCCCAATGGTCCGCATCTTGGCCCCGGTCCTGGTGGTGCTGTCCCTTCTTCTGGCTGCGGGCCTGGCTGCCCTCGGCAGCTATCTTCTCCGCTGGAGGAAGGAAG CTCAACTggccacagagacacagaggaacGAGAAGGTCCACCTCTCACACTTGGTAAGGAAGGCAGCTGGCCCAAACTCGGATCCCTGTGCGGTAGGACATCAGGATTCCCGGCCCTGCCTCTGCGTCTCCCTACCCGGTTCCCCATGA